The following coding sequences lie in one Gemmatimonadota bacterium genomic window:
- a CDS encoding TfoX/Sxy family protein has protein sequence MPFDPGLAERIRDVLAERHDVVEKRMFGGIAFMVSGHMCCGVATEDLMVRVGPDRYAEALAHPHAREMDFTRKPLKGYVYVAPAGLETDEALARWVGLGLAFVETLPPK, from the coding sequence GTGCCGTTTGATCCCGGTCTGGCGGAGCGCATCCGCGACGTGCTGGCCGAGCGTCACGATGTGGTGGAGAAGCGCATGTTCGGCGGGATCGCCTTCATGGTGTCCGGCCACATGTGTTGTGGCGTAGCCACCGAAGACCTGATGGTGCGGGTGGGCCCCGATCGCTATGCGGAGGCACTGGCGCACCCGCATGCGCGTGAGATGGACTTCACACGGAAGCCGCTCAAGGGGTATGTGTACGTGGCGCCCGCGGGGCTGGAGACGGACGAGGCCCTCGCCCGCTGGGTGGGACTGGGGCTGGCCTTCGTGGAGACGCTGCCGCCGAAGTAA